A DNA window from Amphiprion ocellaris isolate individual 3 ecotype Okinawa chromosome 8, ASM2253959v1, whole genome shotgun sequence contains the following coding sequences:
- the ythdf1 gene encoding YTH domain-containing family protein 1, with translation MMSAASIDPQTSKGQDASKAFPVSVQNGSLHQKDTVHDNDFEPYLTGQSSQNNSYQSMTDPYLSSYYAPSIGFPYPLSEAPWSTGGDPPIPYLTPYAPLSNGDHHFMHDTVFGQPGGLSSSIYPHRFNFFPENPAFSAWGTSGSQGQQTQSSAYGGSYSYPPSSLGGTLVPDGQTGFHSDTLSKAPGMNSLEQGMLGLKIGGDVTGSGSGVKSAGSVIGGGGSVAAAVATGNGGTPIGMPPPKPTSWAAIASKPAKLQQQKTKNKPGTPLAGGALPPPPIKHNMDIDTWDNKGTVTKMAPPLPHHHHHHHHQQHQPQLHSHAPSLLPPLQQSLQSAQSLVQQMTMQGPPPQSYQNHQNHNSGPAPQTRWVAPRNRNLCYGGGSLDSSGSSNGGGVGNGGAGAGGVPPEPGSDSHPVLEKLRAAHSYNPKEFDWNLKNGRVFIIKSYSEDDIHRSIKYSIWCSTEHGNKRLDSAYRAMNSKGPVYLLFSVNGSGHFCGVAEMRSPVDYGTSAGVWAQDKWKGKFDVNWLFVKDVPNSQLRHIRLENNDNKPVTNSRDTQEVPLEKAKQVLKIIAQYKHTTSIFDDFSHYEKKQEEEEVVKKSYEPASIQSRSRIDQDRQK, from the exons ATGATGTCTGCCGCTAGCATTGACCCTCAG ACATCGAAAGGACAAGATGCAAGCAAAG CCTTTCCAGTTTCAGTGCAGAATGGCTCCCTCCATCAGAAGGACACAGTCCATGACAATGACTTTGAGCCCTATCTCACCGGCCAGTCCAGTCAG AATAACAGCTATCAATCAATGACAGATCCTTACCTATCCAGTTACTATGCCCCCTCCATTGGATTTCCTTACCCTCTTAGCGAGGCTCCTTGGTCTACAGGAGGTGATCCACCGATTCCCTACCTGACGCCCTACGCCCCGCTCAGTAATGGAGACCATCACTTCATGCATGACACAGTATTTGGGCAGCCAGGTgggctcagcagcagcatctacCCCCACAGGTTTAACTTTTTCCCAGAGAATCCGGCGTTCTCGGCCTGGGGCACCAGTGGTTCTCAGGGCCAGCAGACTCAGAGCTCAGCCTATGGGGGGAGCTACAGCTACCCACCCAGCTCTCTCGGAGGAACCTTGGTCCCTGATGGCCAGACGGGGTTCCACAGTGACACCCTGAGCAAAGCTCCAGGTATGAACAGCCTGGAGCAGGGCATGCTGGGCCTAAAAATAGGAGGGGATGTGACAGGAAGTGGCTCTGGTGTGAAGAGTGCAGGCTCTGTGATCGGTGGCGGTGGCAGTGTAGCTGCAGCTGTTGCCACGGGCAACGGCGGCACACCAATCGGTATGCCCCCTCCCAAACCTACATCGTGGGCTGCTATTGCTAGTAAACCTGCCAAGCTGCAACAACAAAAGACCAAGAACAAGCCTGGCACTCCTCTAGCTGGAGGAGCTCTGCCTCCACCTCCTATTAAACACAACATGGACATTGATACATGGGATAATAAAGGGACTGTTACCAAGATGGCTCCTCCTTtgccccaccaccaccaccatcaccaccaccaacagcaccagCCCCAGCTTCACTCCCATGCCCCCAGTCTCCTCCCTCCCCTTCAACAGTCCCTGCAGTCCGCCCAGTCCCTTGTGCAGCAGATGACCATGCAGGGACCTCCTCCGCAGTCTtaccagaaccaccagaaccacaACTCCGGTCCAGCTCCTCAGACCCGCTGGGTGGCTCCACGGAACCGCAACTTGTGCTATGGTGGTGGAAGTTTAGACAGCAGTGGCTCTTCTaatggtggcggtgttggtaaCGGAGGTGCGGGGGCCGGAGGTGTGCCTCCAGAGCCGGGATCAGATTCCCACCCTGTGCTGGAGAAGCTGCGAGCGGCCCACAGCTACAACCCCAAGGAGTTTGACTGGAACCTGAAAAACGGCCGCGTGTTCATCATCAAGAGTTACTCTGAGGACGACATCCACCGCTCCATCAAGTACTCCATCTGGTGCAGCACGGAGCACGGCAACAAGCGTTTGGACTCAGCCTACAGAGCTATGAACTCTAAAGGTCCTGTCTACTTGCTGTTCAGCGTCAACGGCAGCGGCCATTTCTGTGGCGTGGCAGAGATGCGTTCGCCTGTGGACTACGGTACCAGCGCTGGTGTCTGGGCGCAGGACAAGTGGAAGGGCAAGTTTGATGTGAACTGGTTGTTTGTTAAGGATGTGCCTAATAGCCAGTTGCGCCACATCCGCCTGGAAAACAACGACAACAAGCCAGTCACCAACTCACGTGACACTCAAGAGGTTCCTCTGGAAAAGGCAAAGCAGGTGCTCAAGATTATTGCCCAGTACAAACACACCACCTCCATCTTTGATGACTTTTCCCACTATGAGAAGaagcaagaggaggaggaggtggtgaaaAAG